In the Mycolicibacter sp. MU0102 genome, one interval contains:
- the pssA gene encoding CDP-diacylglycerol--serine O-phosphatidyltransferase — protein sequence MTTPAQQARSRGPVGLHILPSSMTVLAICAGLTSIKYALDGQPHLAMALIAAAAILDGLDGRVARILDAESRMGAEIDSLADAVDFGVAPAVVIYVTLLSTQPAGWIVVLLYAVCVVLRLARFNTLLDDATLPAYTREFFVGMPAPAGAITLMGLLAAKLEFGDGWWTSQWFTCTWVVGTSMLLVSRIPMRKMHAVSVPPHLAAALLAVLALVAAAAFLFPYVLVLVLIGAYLCTIPFSVRSQRWVAAHPEAWEDAPKERRAARRAIRRAQPSRRPGVRRGIRRPSGQSMARLRLRKPGR from the coding sequence ATGACGGTGCTGGCGATCTGCGCCGGACTGACCTCGATCAAGTACGCGCTGGACGGGCAGCCGCACCTCGCGATGGCCCTGATCGCCGCCGCGGCCATCCTCGACGGCCTGGACGGCCGGGTGGCACGCATCCTGGACGCCGAGTCGCGGATGGGCGCCGAGATCGATTCACTGGCCGACGCCGTCGACTTCGGGGTGGCGCCCGCGGTGGTGATCTATGTGACGCTGCTGTCGACGCAGCCGGCGGGCTGGATCGTGGTGCTGCTGTATGCGGTGTGCGTGGTGCTGCGGCTGGCCCGGTTCAACACCCTGCTCGACGACGCCACCCTGCCGGCCTACACCCGGGAGTTCTTCGTCGGCATGCCCGCCCCGGCCGGTGCCATCACACTGATGGGCCTGCTGGCCGCCAAGCTGGAGTTCGGCGACGGATGGTGGACGTCGCAATGGTTCACCTGCACCTGGGTGGTGGGCACGTCGATGCTGTTGGTCAGCCGAATCCCGATGCGCAAGATGCACGCCGTCTCGGTACCGCCGCACCTGGCCGCCGCGCTGCTGGCGGTGCTGGCGCTGGTGGCCGCCGCCGCGTTCCTGTTCCCCTACGTGCTGGTCCTGGTGCTGATCGGGGCCTACCTGTGCACCATTCCGTTCTCGGTCCGCAGCCAGCGCTGGGTTGCCGCACATCCGGAGGCGTGGGAAGACGCCCCCAAGGAGCGCCGGGCAGCGCGGCGGGCAATCCGCCGGGCGCAGCCGAGCCGCCGCCCCGGCGTGCGGCGGGGCATCCGACGGCCCAGTGGGCAGTCGATGGCCCGGTTGCGACTGCGCAAGCCGGGTCGGTAG
- a CDS encoding chorismate mutase: protein MRSLSTYARPLTLAIGAVALLAAPPAARADSTLADLVDAAAQRLQVADDVAAIKWQTGGAIEDPARVDQQLAKLATEAAGKDLDPDYVRRIFADQIAATEAAEHYRFSQWKLDPATAPSTAPELVASRARIDGFNQVMLAQIGQRWGLLHSADCAGQLDEATRAVSEARQLDEFYRRALASATQDYCAR, encoded by the coding sequence ATGCGGTCATTATCGACATACGCCCGCCCGCTGACGCTGGCGATCGGCGCGGTTGCGCTGCTCGCGGCACCGCCAGCGGCCCGCGCCGACAGCACGCTGGCCGACCTGGTGGACGCCGCCGCCCAGCGGCTGCAGGTCGCCGACGACGTGGCGGCGATCAAATGGCAGACCGGCGGCGCCATCGAGGACCCCGCGCGGGTCGACCAGCAACTGGCGAAGCTGGCGACTGAGGCCGCCGGGAAAGACCTCGACCCCGACTACGTGCGGCGGATCTTCGCCGACCAGATCGCCGCGACCGAAGCCGCTGAGCACTACCGGTTCTCCCAGTGGAAGCTGGACCCGGCGACCGCCCCATCCACCGCTCCCGAACTGGTGGCCTCGCGGGCGCGCATCGACGGCTTCAACCAGGTCATGCTGGCCCAGATCGGCCAACGGTGGGGGCTGTTGCACTCAGCGGATTGCGCCGGGCAACTCGACGAGGCAACCCGAGCCGTCAGCGAGGCGCGCCAGCTCGATGAGTTCTACCGGCGCGCATTGGCGTCGGCGACGCAGGATTACTGCGCCCGGTAA